A window of Sulfurimonas gotlandica GD1 contains these coding sequences:
- a CDS encoding alginate export family protein: protein MRTFTLIFFLFISTLDALENSSLSFDGQYRGRFDIYNGVNKAAYGDDSIDAKGNSRGKSNDTIYLQQIIAGFTYKPNTDWKIKAYMYDSRSWGSSLDADDFIKNGGTPDEYGMSFYDDHFELFETYIQKHNFLSKNLTFTVGRQQLGYGDSRIFGPGKWGNTIGWLWDGTHISYKKDNNFIDLWYGQTRIKDSDDFSILEQHRYQGVGLYSHYEFSSMKIEPFGAWKNNLHTEVSDEFNYYYGGARVYDLTKGFIYDITGVKQIGSYSTKDVDAYAYVLKGGYKSINKYEPTFTLAYIYASGDNDLDDNKVKTFTTPFGSTDGSHYGRMDVMAWANMSDLEAKISIKPMKNMNLQFEYHHFNLADAADKWYIFGYKNKVGNSFTHIGDEYDVTIKYKATKDLNLLAIGAYMKSGDFITANDIAQNDTSKVFLQFLYKFSTN, encoded by the coding sequence ATGCGTACTTTTACTTTAATATTTTTTCTATTTATATCCACCTTAGATGCTCTTGAAAACTCATCATTAAGTTTTGATGGCCAATACAGAGGGCGTTTTGATATATATAATGGTGTAAATAAAGCAGCCTATGGAGATGACTCAATAGATGCAAAAGGAAATAGCAGAGGTAAATCTAATGATACGATATACCTTCAACAAATTATTGCCGGCTTTACATACAAACCTAACACTGATTGGAAAATAAAAGCTTATATGTATGATTCACGTTCTTGGGGTTCCTCTTTAGATGCTGATGATTTTATTAAAAATGGTGGAACTCCTGATGAGTACGGGATGTCCTTTTATGATGATCATTTTGAACTTTTTGAAACCTATATCCAAAAACACAATTTTTTAAGCAAAAATCTAACTTTTACTGTTGGCCGTCAACAGTTGGGGTATGGAGATAGCAGAATCTTTGGCCCTGGAAAATGGGGAAACACAATTGGTTGGCTTTGGGATGGCACTCATATATCATATAAAAAAGATAATAATTTTATAGACCTGTGGTACGGGCAGACTCGTATAAAAGATAGTGATGATTTTAGTATACTAGAACAACATCGATATCAAGGAGTGGGATTATACTCTCACTATGAATTCTCTTCAATGAAGATAGAGCCTTTTGGAGCATGGAAAAACAATCTCCATACAGAAGTCTCAGATGAGTTTAATTACTACTATGGCGGGGCAAGGGTTTATGATTTAACAAAAGGTTTCATTTACGACATAACAGGAGTCAAGCAGATAGGAAGTTACAGTACTAAAGATGTAGATGCATACGCTTATGTTTTAAAGGGTGGTTATAAGTCTATAAATAAATATGAACCTACTTTCACCTTGGCTTATATTTATGCTTCTGGTGATAATGATTTAGACGACAATAAAGTAAAAACATTCACTACACCTTTTGGTTCTACTGATGGGTCACATTATGGACGTATGGATGTAATGGCATGGGCAAATATGAGTGACTTAGAAGCAAAAATTTCTATTAAACCAATGAAAAATATGAATTTACAGTTTGAATACCATCATTTTAATCTTGCAGATGCTGCTGATAAATGGTATATCTTTGGATATAAAAATAAAGTTGGAAATAGTTTCACTCATATTGGAGATGAGTATGATGTAACTATCAAATATAAAGCTACAAAAGATTTAAACTTGTTGGCTATTGGTGCATATATGAAATCTGGGGATTTTATTACCGCTAATGATATTGCCCAAAATGATACATCAAAAGTTTTTTTACAATTTTTATATAAATTTTCTACAAATTAA
- a CDS encoding class I SAM-dependent methyltransferase: protein MADVKQIIELYSELVDKPNKDFGWDKGIENAKAHNYSKEWFEKLPLKVWDYCAAVGNPFEQADIQEGSTVVDLGCGAGVDLLVSALLVGENGKAIGVDITPKMVKKAKEHAALAGFINVDVLESSFDDIDLEDESVDVVISNGAINLTSCKESVFAEIYRILKPNGKIYFADMIDISENDDSCSDESSCCISESQDWANCVAGTLQKDKLIEIISKAGFRNVECTGLTHYKTSDTTCGATFKAAKIASDELREAHWDNIFKTKDYTQVLWHQNSPDKSLDLIKKSNIGKKSSIIDVGCGASYLVDKLVEDGYKDITLLDTSATSLEIVKGRLWSHADIVEYICSDIMNYESSKKFDIWHDRAVFHFLVLKKERAKYFEVLQNSLQSGAIAIINTFATDGPIQCAGLDIVQYDKEKMLQELPSGLELMEYDKYIHHTPKNTDQKYSCFVIKKA, encoded by the coding sequence ATGGCTGATGTAAAACAGATAATAGAACTTTATTCAGAGTTAGTTGATAAACCAAATAAAGATTTTGGCTGGGATAAGGGAATTGAAAATGCCAAAGCACATAACTACTCTAAAGAGTGGTTTGAAAAACTACCGCTTAAAGTGTGGGACTATTGTGCTGCTGTTGGAAATCCGTTTGAGCAAGCGGATATACAAGAAGGTTCTACTGTTGTAGACCTAGGTTGTGGAGCAGGTGTAGATCTATTGGTGAGCGCTCTACTTGTTGGTGAAAATGGTAAGGCAATAGGTGTTGATATCACTCCTAAAATGGTTAAAAAAGCAAAAGAACATGCAGCTTTAGCAGGTTTTATAAATGTTGATGTTTTAGAGAGCAGTTTTGATGATATTGATTTAGAAGATGAGTCTGTTGATGTCGTTATCTCTAATGGTGCTATAAATCTTACATCTTGTAAAGAGAGTGTCTTTGCTGAAATTTACAGAATATTAAAACCGAATGGGAAAATTTATTTTGCAGATATGATAGATATATCTGAGAATGATGACTCTTGTAGTGATGAAAGCTCTTGTTGTATATCTGAGTCACAAGACTGGGCTAACTGTGTGGCTGGAACACTACAAAAAGATAAGCTAATAGAGATAATCTCTAAAGCTGGATTTAGAAATGTAGAGTGTACAGGATTAACACACTACAAAACATCAGATACTACATGCGGCGCAACTTTTAAAGCTGCAAAGATTGCATCGGATGAGTTAAGAGAAGCTCACTGGGATAATATCTTTAAAACAAAGGATTATACACAGGTTTTATGGCATCAGAACTCTCCTGATAAGTCCTTAGATCTAATAAAAAAATCCAACATAGGAAAGAAAAGTTCGATTATTGACGTAGGATGCGGAGCTTCATATTTAGTTGATAAGTTAGTAGAAGATGGATATAAAGATATTACACTTCTTGATACATCCGCTACTTCTCTTGAGATAGTAAAAGGAAGACTCTGGAGTCATGCTGATATTGTAGAGTATATTTGTTCAGATATTATGAACTATGAGAGTTCAAAAAAGTTTGATATCTGGCATGATAGAGCTGTTTTTCACTTCTTAGTTCTCAAAAAAGAAAGAGCTAAATATTTTGAAGTTCTGCAAAATTCATTACAATCAGGCGCTATCGCAATAATAAATACATTTGCTACTGATGGTCCAATTCAATGCGCAGGCTTAGATATAGTTCAGTACGACAAAGAAAAAATGTTACAAGAACTACCTTCTGGACTAGAGCTTATGGAGTACGATAAATATATACATCATACACCAAAGAATACAGATCAAAAATACAGCTGTTTTGTCATTAAAAAAGCATAA
- a CDS encoding branched-chain amino acid transaminase: MDAAKYIWMNGEFVAWNDAKVHVLSHTIHYGNGVIEGTKAYKTEKGYAIFRLNEHTKRLKESAKMTLIDIPYSVEEMNKAQIELIRKNEFTGLNVYLRPFAFLGYGVMGVYHKGAPVETVMSAWEWGAYLGEEGLQKGIKLKIASMTRPANTSNMGKAKATANYLNSQMAKYEAIDCGYDEALLLDDQGYVAEASGASFFMVVDGKLVTPPSDNALVSITQKTVIEIAQDMGIEVERRRISREEVYIADEAFLTGTAAEITPVRIVDAREIGCGSRGVITEKIQSTYFDIVFGRNAKYEHYLTYID; this comes from the coding sequence ATGGACGCAGCCAAATATATTTGGATGAATGGAGAATTCGTAGCTTGGAATGATGCCAAGGTGCATGTACTTTCACACACAATTCATTATGGAAATGGTGTAATCGAAGGAACTAAGGCTTATAAAACAGAAAAAGGTTATGCTATTTTCCGCTTAAATGAGCATACTAAAAGATTAAAAGAGTCTGCAAAAATGACTCTTATAGATATTCCATATTCAGTAGAAGAGATGAATAAAGCTCAAATAGAGCTAATTAGAAAGAATGAGTTTACAGGTCTTAATGTTTACCTTCGTCCTTTCGCATTTTTAGGATATGGTGTAATGGGTGTTTACCATAAAGGTGCTCCAGTTGAGACAGTAATGTCTGCTTGGGAATGGGGTGCTTATCTTGGTGAAGAGGGCCTGCAAAAAGGAATTAAACTTAAAATTGCATCAATGACAAGACCTGCTAACACGTCTAACATGGGGAAAGCGAAAGCTACTGCAAATTACCTAAACTCTCAAATGGCTAAGTATGAAGCAATAGACTGTGGATATGACGAAGCACTTTTACTTGATGACCAAGGTTATGTTGCAGAAGCTTCCGGTGCAAGTTTCTTCATGGTTGTTGATGGAAAACTGGTAACTCCTCCAAGTGATAATGCACTTGTGTCTATCACGCAAAAAACAGTTATTGAAATCGCTCAGGATATGGGCATTGAGGTTGAACGTCGTCGTATTAGTAGAGAGGAAGTTTATATTGCAGATGAAGCATTTTTAACTGGAACGGCTGCAGAGATTACTCCAGTTCGTATAGTTGATGCAAGAGAAATTGGGTGTGGTTCTCGTGGTGTGATTACAGAAAAAATTCAAAGTACTTACTTTGACATAGTGTTTGGCAGAAATGCTAAGTATGAGCATTATTTAACGTATATAGATTAG
- a CDS encoding DUF2393 domain-containing protein: MKAKITAFIDELITYDYILFGSVFGLFILFIILGIVLRKKIALAILLILLAFTILLAGPTIGYVKMHDYIFKNTTELTSQKKLSFTQAVVVKGKITNESKRFFNSCNITASANKVSNNELKNYLYSFKSFANMSIMEQNIAVGETREFKIIIEPFTYSKDFNVSIGAKCK; this comes from the coding sequence ATGAAAGCAAAAATAACTGCCTTTATAGATGAATTGATTACATACGATTACATTCTTTTTGGTAGTGTTTTTGGACTCTTTATCCTATTTATCATCTTAGGTATAGTTCTTAGAAAAAAAATTGCTCTAGCCATACTCCTAATTCTTTTAGCCTTTACTATACTTTTAGCAGGTCCAACCATTGGTTATGTTAAGATGCATGATTATATATTCAAAAATACTACTGAATTAACAAGTCAAAAGAAATTATCTTTTACACAAGCTGTTGTTGTAAAAGGAAAAATAACCAATGAATCTAAGCGTTTTTTTAATAGTTGTAATATCACAGCAAGTGCTAATAAAGTAAGTAATAATGAGTTGAAAAACTATTTGTACTCATTTAAATCATTTGCCAATATGTCGATCATGGAACAAAATATAGCAGTTGGTGAAACAAGAGAGTTTAAGATAATTATTGAACCTTTTACATACTCAAAAGACTTTAACGTCTCAATTGGAGCAAAATGCAAATGA
- a CDS encoding prohibitin family protein encodes MASDMNDYFNKKKSESGGFGKKPTGGSGGGGPQMPKIDMNFGGGKAGIVYFLVAVVVMLVLAKPFTIIQEGERGILSTNGKYQDQALLPGLHFIIPVIQKVYVVDTKVRIINYASRIEASGGNAAGINVKPAITVLDKRGLPVSIELTVQYRLNSQFAAQTISNWGFSWEDKIINPVVRDVVRNVVGKYDAESLPQQRNVIADEIDKGVRASVTSLKNSPADLQSVQLREIGLPNKVKEQIERVQVAKQEVQKAEQDVQRAKQEALKRAAEAEGMAQKARIEAQGIADAITIDADAKSKANYLISKSLTTQLLQLEQMKVQGQFNDALRENKDAKIFLTPGGSTPNIWVDMKNGHQTKTSTGQ; translated from the coding sequence ATGGCTTCAGATATGAATGACTATTTCAACAAGAAAAAAAGTGAAAGTGGTGGTTTTGGAAAAAAACCTACTGGTGGTTCTGGCGGTGGTGGTCCACAAATGCCAAAGATTGATATGAATTTCGGTGGCGGTAAAGCAGGGATAGTTTATTTTCTTGTAGCTGTTGTTGTAATGTTAGTTTTAGCAAAACCGTTCACAATCATTCAAGAGGGTGAGCGTGGTATTTTGAGTACAAATGGTAAGTACCAAGACCAAGCACTTCTTCCAGGACTTCACTTTATTATTCCAGTGATTCAGAAAGTTTATGTTGTAGATACTAAAGTTCGTATTATTAACTATGCTTCTCGTATTGAAGCTAGTGGTGGTAATGCAGCGGGTATCAATGTTAAACCTGCTATTACAGTTCTTGATAAGCGTGGTCTTCCTGTTTCTATTGAGCTGACTGTTCAGTACAGACTTAACTCACAGTTCGCAGCACAGACTATCTCTAACTGGGGATTCTCTTGGGAAGATAAGATTATAAATCCTGTTGTTCGCGATGTTGTTCGTAATGTTGTTGGTAAGTATGATGCAGAATCACTTCCACAACAAAGAAATGTTATAGCTGACGAAATTGACAAAGGTGTAAGAGCTAGTGTAACAAGTCTTAAAAACTCTCCTGCAGATCTTCAGTCAGTTCAGCTTCGTGAGATTGGTTTACCAAACAAGGTAAAAGAACAGATCGAGCGTGTTCAAGTTGCAAAACAAGAAGTTCAAAAAGCTGAACAAGATGTACAGCGTGCGAAACAGGAAGCTCTTAAGCGTGCTGCTGAAGCAGAAGGTATGGCACAAAAAGCTAGAATTGAAGCACAAGGTATAGCAGATGCTATTACAATTGATGCAGATGCAAAATCAAAAGCTAATTATTTGATTTCAAAATCATTGACTACTCAGCTGCTTCAGTTGGAGCAAATGAAAGTTCAAGGTCAATTTAATGATGCACTTCGTGAAAACAAAGATGCTAAAATTTTCTTAACACCTGGCGGTTCAACTCCAAATATTTGGGTTGATATGAAAAATGGTCATCAGACTAAAACATCTACAGGCCAGTAA
- a CDS encoding DUF2393 family protein, with translation MQMTTLFNYWHYIILAIILFIFIGGVVSAFKQTNKKLVFPMLISVSLITALMAGFSIVVVDKYTKIPKIYKLENKRLLSIEKIVYTGIVKNEGNHEIGTVTIEIKLVNKGHATGNVKGGNFYKPSGFLDFFSGGADILYKPQTIVKEFVVATNLKPGEAKAFRVYFGWPPYFRSVAEFVKIMGH, from the coding sequence ATGCAAATGACAACACTCTTTAATTACTGGCACTATATAATACTTGCAATAATTCTTTTTATATTTATTGGTGGTGTTGTTTCTGCTTTTAAACAAACAAATAAAAAACTTGTTTTTCCTATGTTGATATCAGTCTCATTAATTACTGCACTTATGGCTGGTTTCTCAATAGTTGTTGTTGATAAGTACACAAAAATCCCGAAAATATATAAGTTAGAAAATAAAAGACTTCTTTCAATTGAAAAAATTGTATATACGGGTATAGTAAAAAATGAAGGCAATCATGAGATTGGTACAGTTACTATAGAGATTAAACTGGTAAATAAAGGTCACGCAACAGGAAATGTAAAAGGCGGTAACTTTTATAAGCCAAGCGGTTTTTTAGATTTTTTTAGTGGTGGAGCAGACATTTTATATAAGCCACAAACTATTGTAAAAGAGTTTGTTGTTGCGACAAATTTAAAGCCTGGTGAAGCTAAGGCTTTTAGAGTATATTTTGGATGGCCGCCATATTTTAGAAGTGTTGCAGAGTTTGTAAAAATAATGGGGCACTAA
- the hisIE gene encoding bifunctional phosphoribosyl-AMP cyclohydrolase/phosphoribosyl-ATP diphosphatase HisIE, with translation MQDAINRIDWQKCELLPVIVQDNSNSEVLMMAYMDKQALELSLTTKVAHYFSRTKQRIWKKGESSGHIQKIHSFSIDCDNDTLLIKVTQEGVACHTGRRTCFFTELESGATNSEVEVNTDAIYGVIDTLYHTIQERKNADPESSWTAKLISKGDNTILKKVVEEAGEFSFAYKDNDESEMIYEAADLTYHMLVALAVKNISPDRIKQELARRFDMSGIAEKNSRDK, from the coding sequence ATGCAAGATGCAATAAATCGAATTGATTGGCAAAAGTGTGAACTTTTGCCTGTTATTGTTCAAGATAACTCAAATAGCGAAGTTCTAATGATGGCTTATATGGATAAGCAAGCTTTAGAACTTTCATTAACTACAAAAGTGGCACATTACTTTTCACGTACAAAGCAACGCATCTGGAAAAAAGGTGAGAGCAGTGGGCATATTCAAAAAATTCACTCTTTTAGCATTGACTGCGATAATGACACTCTTCTCATAAAAGTCACTCAAGAGGGTGTTGCTTGTCATACAGGTCGTCGCACATGTTTTTTTACTGAGTTAGAATCTGGCGCTACAAACTCAGAAGTAGAAGTAAATACTGATGCTATATATGGCGTGATAGACACTCTTTATCATACTATTCAAGAGAGAAAAAATGCAGATCCGGAGAGTTCATGGACAGCTAAGCTAATCTCTAAAGGTGACAATACAATTTTGAAAAAAGTTGTAGAAGAGGCAGGTGAATTTAGTTTTGCATACAAAGATAATGATGAGTCGGAGATGATATATGAAGCTGCTGATTTGACTTACCATATGCTTGTAGCACTTGCTGTTAAAAATATCTCTCCTGATCGCATCAAACAAGAGCTAGCTCGTAGATTTGATATGAGTGGAATAGCTGAGAAAAATTCAAGAGATAAGTAG
- a CDS encoding GGDEF domain-containing protein, whose translation MSFLLDIDLISTNIVIYKKVDDDFIFVAFNKMAQKTEDVDANELLGKRLTEVFPGVREFGLFDILLKVQESGRSEIFETSFYKDSRISGWRRNEIKKLHDGNLIVLYEDSTVQVEIKKQLNIQKSLLSTIFDIIPDLIWLKDIDGIYLYCNPRFEQFFGAKEAEILGSTDFDFVDADLANFFRKNDLKALEENAPRRNEEYLVFADGSYRGMFETTKVPMYDDENNLIGILGIAHDINERKEHEEQLKIYASHDALTGLANRTLFLERLSQLLKQRESDINVHAVLFIDLDHFKVINDEKGHATGDKVLVEVAHRLRGLIRKGDTLSRFGGDEFTILLENIHSADEAAKVAQKILDKLREPIIINEDNYQVTTSIGISLSPYNSKDSEVLLHYADVAMYKAKSNGKDGYNFFTKD comes from the coding sequence ATGTCTTTTTTATTAGATATTGATCTTATTTCCACTAATATAGTAATCTATAAAAAAGTAGATGATGATTTCATCTTTGTAGCTTTTAATAAGATGGCTCAAAAGACAGAAGATGTAGATGCCAATGAACTTTTAGGTAAAAGACTTACTGAAGTGTTTCCTGGGGTTAGGGAGTTTGGTCTCTTTGATATACTTTTAAAAGTTCAAGAGAGTGGAAGAAGTGAAATATTTGAGACATCATTTTATAAAGACAGTAGAATTAGCGGTTGGCGTAGAAATGAGATAAAGAAACTCCATGATGGAAATTTAATAGTATTATATGAAGACAGTACAGTTCAAGTTGAAATCAAAAAACAATTAAATATACAAAAAAGTCTTCTAAGTACTATTTTTGACATAATCCCAGACCTTATTTGGCTAAAAGATATTGATGGTATTTATCTATACTGTAATCCAAGATTTGAGCAGTTCTTCGGTGCAAAAGAAGCAGAAATACTCGGCTCAACAGACTTTGATTTTGTAGATGCAGATCTTGCAAACTTTTTTCGTAAGAATGATTTAAAAGCTTTAGAAGAAAATGCTCCAAGAAGAAATGAAGAGTATCTTGTTTTTGCAGACGGTTCATATAGAGGTATGTTTGAGACTACAAAAGTACCTATGTACGATGATGAAAACAACCTCATAGGAATTTTAGGAATAGCGCATGATATCAATGAAAGAAAAGAGCATGAAGAGCAACTTAAAATATATGCAAGTCATGATGCATTGACAGGTTTAGCAAATAGAACACTATTTTTAGAACGCTTATCTCAACTCCTAAAACAAAGAGAATCAGATATTAATGTTCATGCTGTTTTATTTATAGACTTAGACCACTTTAAAGTCATAAACGATGAAAAAGGACATGCTACAGGTGATAAAGTCCTGGTAGAAGTTGCCCATAGATTAAGAGGTCTTATTCGTAAAGGAGATACTTTATCGAGATTTGGTGGAGATGAGTTTACAATACTCTTAGAAAATATTCATAGTGCTGATGAAGCTGCAAAAGTAGCACAAAAAATATTAGATAAGTTAAGAGAACCAATAATAATTAATGAAGACAATTATCAGGTTACAACCAGTATTGGTATCTCACTTTCTCCATATAACTCCAAGGACAGTGAAGTATTACTTCACTATGCGGACGTTGCTATGTATAAAGCTAAGTCAAATGGGAAGGATGGGTATAACTTCTTTACTAAAGATTAA
- a CDS encoding TIGR01212 family radical SAM protein (This family includes YhcC from E. coli K-12, an uncharacterized radical SAM protein.), whose protein sequence is MQQIYTYGNYLKNKFGCKVYKVGINISGFTCPNIDGTVAKGGCTFCENDSFSASTGETQELKGFHLNLESKSNPNLQKQLDQLEMQFNAISKRQSEEYGAKKFLVYFQSFTNTYAPFDTLKALYEKALSFPNVVGLSIGTRSDSITDETLEYLALLNKDKEIWIEFGIQSVYDETLQKINRGHSSDNVKEWIVKSKEKGLNVCGHLIFGLPDETEEMMLETSKQAYEWGIDSVKYHPLYVVKKTALANDFIKGLFTPINEAEYLDVLIKSIMMKPENVTVQRVTAGINNSSLLSPDWCRDKNIQIKNINSALKPLGLKY, encoded by the coding sequence ATGCAACAAATTTATACTTACGGCAACTATCTTAAAAATAAATTTGGTTGCAAGGTTTACAAAGTTGGGATCAATATATCTGGCTTTACCTGCCCAAATATAGATGGTACAGTTGCTAAAGGCGGCTGTACATTTTGTGAAAATGACTCTTTTAGTGCCAGTACAGGTGAGACTCAAGAACTAAAAGGTTTTCATCTTAACCTCGAATCAAAATCAAATCCAAATCTTCAAAAACAACTAGACCAACTTGAGATGCAATTTAATGCTATTAGCAAAAGACAGAGTGAAGAATATGGAGCCAAAAAGTTTTTAGTCTACTTCCAATCTTTTACAAATACTTACGCTCCATTTGATACTCTAAAAGCTCTTTATGAAAAAGCTCTATCATTTCCTAATGTTGTTGGATTAAGTATAGGTACTCGTTCTGACAGCATAACAGATGAGACTCTAGAGTATCTCGCACTATTAAACAAAGATAAAGAGATATGGATAGAGTTTGGCATACAATCAGTTTATGATGAGACACTGCAGAAGATAAATCGTGGTCACTCTAGTGATAATGTTAAAGAGTGGATTGTAAAGTCTAAAGAGAAGGGTCTTAACGTCTGTGGACATTTAATCTTTGGTCTGCCTGATGAGACCGAGGAGATGATGCTAGAGACTTCTAAACAAGCCTATGAATGGGGAATAGACTCTGTTAAATATCATCCACTGTATGTAGTTAAAAAAACAGCTCTTGCAAATGATTTTATAAAAGGATTGTTTACCCCTATAAATGAAGCTGAGTATCTTGATGTTTTAATAAAATCTATTATGATGAAACCTGAAAATGTAACAGTTCAAAGAGTTACTGCAGGTATAAACAACTCTTCTTTACTATCTCCAGATTGGTGTAGAGATAAAAATATACAGATCAAAAATATTAATAGTGCACTAAAACCATTAGGACTCAAATACTAA
- a CDS encoding fatty acid desaturase family protein has translation MSARENKVFEDILNARESIISTEEAEELSAQEKILKHEAEIAIQELSTSSEPIIKHLKEEKISSTHVYAKYEDVDKEELQRDLEEIKANLGPVGEEDYQHLLKLERWGRGATLSGFFLIYMATALEISIGLSTFGFWTLGIVAAILVGVGNVARWANVAHPILHGAYDKVPNIPKQYTKSGFARGKRRYIDWLDWIKPEAWEYEHNIMHHYHLGEDDDPDNVERNLQWLIQSKVPMWLRRVIVYMFAAVWKPVYYAPNTLRILENKERRKKRLPEITEYQISPFTENGKELWKNFYLPYALVKFALLPLLFLPLGTSAVFSALIIMLMAEVYANLHSFLVIVPNHSAGDIYQFSEPHKSQGEFYLRQIMGSVNYSTGSDLIDFSQGFLNYQIEHHLFPNTPQSYQQKMQPLVKEVCRKHNIEYRQESVFKRIGMTIDLMVGKSKLLRVDGI, from the coding sequence TTGTCAGCTAGAGAAAATAAAGTATTTGAAGATATATTAAACGCAAGAGAATCAATAATCTCTACCGAAGAAGCAGAAGAACTTTCTGCCCAAGAGAAGATTTTAAAACATGAAGCAGAAATAGCAATTCAAGAGTTATCTACTTCATCAGAACCAATAATAAAACATTTAAAAGAAGAAAAGATCTCTTCCACGCATGTTTATGCAAAATATGAAGATGTTGATAAAGAAGAGCTTCAACGTGATTTAGAAGAGATAAAAGCTAATCTTGGCCCGGTAGGTGAAGAAGATTATCAGCATCTGTTAAAACTTGAGAGATGGGGAAGAGGAGCAACACTAAGCGGTTTCTTTTTAATTTATATGGCAACGGCACTAGAAATATCCATAGGTTTAAGTACATTTGGTTTTTGGACTTTAGGTATTGTTGCAGCTATTTTAGTCGGTGTTGGAAATGTAGCTAGATGGGCAAATGTGGCTCATCCTATTTTACATGGCGCTTATGATAAAGTCCCTAATATTCCCAAACAATACACAAAATCTGGTTTTGCAAGAGGCAAACGAAGATATATTGACTGGTTAGATTGGATAAAACCTGAAGCTTGGGAGTATGAGCATAACATTATGCATCACTACCATTTAGGTGAAGATGATGATCCGGATAATGTTGAAAGAAATCTTCAATGGCTCATCCAGTCAAAGGTTCCAATGTGGCTTAGAAGAGTAATTGTTTACATGTTTGCAGCAGTTTGGAAACCGGTTTATTATGCGCCAAACACACTTAGAATTTTAGAAAATAAAGAGCGTAGAAAAAAGAGACTTCCAGAGATTACAGAGTATCAAATTTCTCCATTTACAGAGAATGGAAAAGAGTTATGGAAAAATTTCTATCTTCCATACGCTCTTGTAAAGTTTGCTCTACTTCCACTTCTGTTTTTACCACTAGGAACTAGCGCAGTTTTTAGTGCTTTAATTATCATGCTTATGGCTGAAGTATACGCAAATCTTCACTCATTTTTAGTGATTGTACCAAACCATTCTGCGGGAGATATTTACCAGTTTAGCGAGCCTCACAAGTCACAAGGTGAGTTCTACCTAAGACAGATCATGGGTAGTGTAAATTACAGCACTGGTTCTGATCTGATTGACTTCTCACAAGGGTTCTTAAACTATCAGATTGAGCATCATCTTTTTCCAAATACACCACAGAGTTATCAGCAAAAAATGCAACCTCTCGTAAAAGAAGTTTGTAGAAAACATAACATAGAATATAGACAAGAGAGTGTGTTTAAAAGAATCGGTATGACTATTGACCTGATGGTTGGAAAGAGTAAACTACTTCGTGTAGATGGGATTTAA